In one Meles meles chromosome 17, mMelMel3.1 paternal haplotype, whole genome shotgun sequence genomic region, the following are encoded:
- the ABL2 gene encoding tyrosine-protein kinase ABL2 isoform X3: protein MGQQVGRVGEAPGLQQPQPRGIRVSNAARPSGRRRDLAGRTTEAGFNIFTQHEALHRPYGCDVEPQALNEAIRWSSKENLLGATESDPNLFVALYDFVASGDNTLSITKGEKLRVLGYNQNGEWSEVRSKNGQGWVPSNYITPVNSLEKHSWYHGPVSRSAAEYLLSSLINGSFLVRESESSPGQLSISLRYEGRVYHYRINTTTDGKVYVTAESRFSTLAELVHHHSTVADGLVTTLHYPAPKCNKPTVYGVSPIHDKWEMERTDITMKHKLGGGQYGEVYVGVWKKYSLTVAVKTLKEDTMEVEEFLKEAAVMKEIKHPNLVQLLGVCTLEPPFYIVTEYMPYGNLLDYLRECNREEVTAVVLLYMATQISSAMEYLEKKNFIHRDLAARNCLVGENHVVKVADFGLSRLMTGDTYTAHAGAKFPIKWTAPESLAYNTFSIKSDVWAFGVLLWEIATYGMSPYPGIDLSQVYDLLEKGYRMEQPEGCPPKVYELMRACWKWSPADRPSFAETHQAFETMFHDSSISEEVAEELGRAASSSSVVPYLPRLPILPSKTRTLKKQVENKENIEGAQDATENSASSSAPGFLRGAQAPTGSPALPRKQRDKSPSSLLEDAKETCFTRDRKGGFFSSFMKKRNAPTPPKRSSSFREMENQPHKKYELTGNFSSVASLQHADGFSFTPAQQEANLVPPKCYGGSFAQRNLCNDDGGGGGGSGTAGGGWSGITGFFTPRLIKKTLGLRAGKPTAIDDTSKPFPRSNSTSSMSSGLPEQDRMAMTLPRNCQRSKLQLERTVSTSSQPEENVDRANDMLPKKSEEGAAPSRERPKAKLLPRGATALPLRTPSGDPAITEKDSPGAGVAGVAAAPKSKERNGGARLGMAGVPEDGDQTGWSSPAKAAAALPTTHNHKVPVLISPTLKHTPADVQLIGTDSQGNKFKLLSEHQVTSSGDKDRPRRVKPKCAPPPPPVMRLLQHPSLCSDPTEEPTAPTAGQPTLETQEGGKKAAPGAVPGGGKAGRPVMPPPQVPLPTSSISPAKMANGTAGTKVALRKTKQAAEKISADKISKEALLECADLLSSAITEPVPNSQLVDTGHQLLDYCSGYVDCIPQTRNKFAFREAVSKLELSLQELQVSSAAAGVPGANPVLNNLLSCVQEISDVVQR from the exons AAGCCTTGCACCGCCCCTATGGTTGTGATGTTGAACCCCAGGCACTGAACGAAGCCATCAGGTGGAGCTCCAAGGAGAACTTACTTGGAGCCACTGAGAGCGACCCTAATCTCTTTGTTGCACTTTACGATTTCGTAGCCAGTGGTGATAACACACTCAGCATCACTAAAG GTGAAAAGCTTCGAGTCCTTGGTTATAACCAAAATGGTGAATGGAGTGAAGTTCGCTCCAAGAATGGACAAGGTTGGGTGCCAAGCAACTACATCACCCCAGTGAACAGCTTGGAAAAACATTCCTGGTACCATGGACCCGTGTCACGCAGTGCAGCAGAGTATCTACTCAGCAGTCTAATCAATGGCAGCTTCCTGGTGCGAGAAAGTGAGAGCAGCCCCGGGCAGCTGTCGATCTCGCTCAGGTACGAGGGGCGTGTGTATCACTACAGGATCAATACGACCACAGATGGCAAG GTGTACGTCACTGCGGAGAGCCGCTTTAGCACCCTGGCAGAGCTCGTGCACCATCACTCCACGGTGGCCGATGGGCTGGTGACAACGTTACATTACCCAGCGCCCAAGTGTAATAAGCCCACAGTCTATGGTGTGTCCCCCATCCATGACAAATGGGAAATGGAACGAACGGATATTACCATGAAGCACAAGCTTGGGGGTGGTCAGTATGGAGAAGTTTATGTTGGCGTCTGGAAGAAATACAGCCTTACGGTTGCTGTGAAGACATTGAAG gAAGATACCATGGAGGTGGAAGAGTTCCTGAAGGAAGCTGCAGTGATGAAGGAAATCAAACATCCTAATCTTGTCCAGCTCTTAG GTGTGTGTACTTTGGAGCCACCATTTTACATCGTGACTGAGTACATGCCGTATGGCAACTTGCTGGATTATCTCCGAGAATGCAACCGAGAAGAGGTGACTGCGGTGGTCCTGCTGTACATGGCCACTCAGATCTCCTCTGCAATGGAGTATCTAGAGAAGAAGAATTTCATCCATAG AGATCTCGCAGCCCGTAACTGCCTCGTAGGAGAAAACCATGTTGTGAAAGTGGCTGACTTTGGCTTAAGTAGATTGATGACGGGAGACACCTATACTGCGCATGCGGGAGCCAAATTTCCTATTAAGTGGACAGCACCAGAGAGTCTTGCCTACAATACCTTCTCAATTAAATCTGACGTCTGGG CTTTTGGGGTACTGTTGTGGGAAATTGCTACGTATGGAATGTCACCGTATCCAGGCATTGACCTGTCTCAGGTGTATGATCTACTGGAGAAAGGATATCGAATGGAACAACCTGAAGGATGCCCCCCTAAGGTTTATGAACTTATGAGAGCAT GCTGGAAGTGGAGCCCTGCCGACCGGCCCTCTTTTGCTGAAACACACCAGGCTTTCGAAACCATGTTCCATGACTCCAGCATTTCCGAAG AGGTAGCTGAGGAGCTTGGGAGAGCCGCTTCCTCCTCATCTGTTGTTCCATACCTGCCCCGACTGCCTATACTTCCTTCCAAGACGCGGACGCTGAAGAAACAGGTGGAGAACAAGGAAAACATCGAAGGGGCACAGGACGCCACAGAAAATTCTGCTTCTAGTTCAGCACCAG GGTTCCTTAGAGGTGCACAGGCCCCCACTGGGTCCCCAGCACTGCCTCGAAAACAAAGAGACAAGTCACCCAGCAGCCTCTTGGAAGATGCCAAAGAGACATGCTTCaccagagacaggaagggaggcTTCTTCAGCTCcttcatgaaaaagagaaatgctCCCACACCCCCCAAACGCAGCAGCTCCTTCcgagaaatggagaatcaacccCACAAGAAATATGAGCTCACGGGTAACTTCTCATCTGTTGCTTCTCTGCAGCATGCTGATGGGTTCTCTTTCACTCCTGCCCAGCAAGAGGCGAATCTGGTGCCACCCAAGTGCTATGGGGGGAGCTTTGCGCAGAGGAACCTCTGTAATGACGatggcggtgggggcgggggcagtggCACCGCTGGGGGCGGGTGGTCTGGCATCACAGGCTTCTTTACACCACGCTTAATCAAAAAGACACTGGGCTTACGAGCGGGGAAACCCACAGCCATTGATGACACTTCCAAGCCTTTTCCAAGGTCAAACTCTACATCTTCCATGTCCTCAGGGCTTCCAGAGCAGGATAGGATGGCAATGACCCTTCCCAGGAACTGCCAGAGGTCCAAACTCCAGCTGGAAAGGACAGTGTCCACCTCTTCTCAGCCAGAAGAGAATGTGGACAGGGCCAATGACATGCTTCCAAAAAAATCAGAGGAAGGTGCTGCTCCAAGCAGGGAGAGACCAAAAGCCAAACTTTTGCCCAGAGGAGCCACGGCTCTTCCTCTCAGAACCCCCTCTGGGGATCCAGCCATTACAGAGAAGGACTCTCCAGGGGCAGGGGTAGCTGGAGTGGCAGCCGCCCCAAAGAGCAAGGAGAGGAATGGTGGGGCACGACTCGGCATGGCTGGAGTCCCAGAGGACGGCGATCAGACGGGCTGGTCTTCTCCGGCCAAGGCTGCAGCAGCCCTCCCAACCACTCACAACCACAAAGTGCCAGTCCTTATCTCACCCACTCTGAAGCACACTCCTGCTGACGTGCAGCTCATTGGCACAGACTCTCAGGGCAATAAATTCAAACTCTTATCTGAGCATCAGGTCACATCCTCTGGAGACAAGGACCGACCCCGGCGGGTAAAACCAAagtgtgccccacccccacccccagtgatGAGACTACTGCAGCATCCGTCCCTGTGCTCAGACCCCACGGAAGAGCCGACCGCCCCGACTGCAGGACAGCCCACACTAGAAAcacaggaaggagggaaaaaggcCGCTCCAGGGGCAGTGCCTGGCGGTGGGAAAGCCGGGAGGCCAGTGATGCCTCCGCCTCAAGTGCCTCTGCCCACATCTTCCATCTCGCCAGCCAAAATGGCTAATGGCACAGCAGGTACGAAAGTGGCCCTGAGAAAAACCAAACAGGCGGCTGAGAAAATCTCAGCAGACAAAATCAGCAAAGAGGCCCTGCTGGAATGTGCTGACCTACTGTCCAGCGCCATCACAGAACCTGTGCCCAACAGCCAGCTGGTGGACACTGGCCACCAGCTCCTTGACTACTGCTCAGGCTATGTGGACTGCATCCCTCAAACGCGCAACAAATTTGCCTTCCGAGAGGCTGTGAGCAAACTGGAACTCAGCCTGCAGGAGCTGCAGGTGTCTTCGGCCGCTGCCGGGGTGCCCGGGGCCAACCCTGTCCTTAATAACTTATTGTCATGTGTGCAGGAGATCAGCGATGTGGTGCAGAGGTAG
- the ABL2 gene encoding tyrosine-protein kinase ABL2 isoform X4, with protein sequence MGQQVGRVGEAPGLQQPQPRGIRVSNAARPSGRRRDLAGRTTEAGFNIFTQHDHFASCVEDGFEGDKTGGGSPEALHRPYGCDVEPQALNEAIRWSSKENLLGATESDPNLFVALYDFVASGDNTLSITKGEKLRVLGYNQNGEWSEVRSKNGQGWVPSNYITPVNSLEKHSWYHGPVSRSAAEYLLSSLINGSFLVRESESSPGQLSISLRYEGRVYHYRINTTTDGKVYVTAESRFSTLAELVHHHSTVADGLVTTLHYPAPKCNKPTVYGVSPIHDKWEMERTDITMKHKLGGGQYGEVYVGVWKKYSLTVAVKTLKEDTMEVEEFLKEAAVMKEIKHPNLVQLLGVCTLEPPFYIVTEYMPYGNLLDYLRECNREEVTAVVLLYMATQISSAMEYLEKKNFIHRDLAARNCLVGENHVVKVADFGLSRLMTGDTYTAHAGAKFPIKWTAPESLAYNTFSIKSDVWAFGVLLWEIATYGMSPYPGIDLSQVYDLLEKGYRMEQPEGCPPKVYELMRACWKWSPADRPSFAETHQAFETMFHDSSISEEVAEELGRAASSSSVVPYLPRLPILPSKTRTLKKQVENKENIEGAQDATENSASSSAPGFLRGAQAPTGSPALPRKQRDKSPSSLLEDAKETCFTRDRKGGFFSSFMKKRNAPTPPKRSSSFREMENQPHKKYELTGLPEQDRMAMTLPRNCQRSKLQLERTVSTSSQPEENVDRANDMLPKKSEEGAAPSRERPKAKLLPRGATALPLRTPSGDPAITEKDSPGAGVAGVAAAPKSKERNGGARLGMAGVPEDGDQTGWSSPAKAAAALPTTHNHKVPVLISPTLKHTPADVQLIGTDSQGNKFKLLSEHQVTSSGDKDRPRRVKPKCAPPPPPVMRLLQHPSLCSDPTEEPTAPTAGQPTLETQEGGKKAAPGAVPGGGKAGRPVMPPPQVPLPTSSISPAKMANGTAGTKVALRKTKQAAEKISADKISKEALLECADLLSSAITEPVPNSQLVDTGHQLLDYCSGYVDCIPQTRNKFAFREAVSKLELSLQELQVSSAAAGVPGANPVLNNLLSCVQEISDVVQR encoded by the exons atcACTTTGCCAGCTGTGTGGAGGATGGCTTTGAGGGAGACAAGACTGGAGGCGGTAGTCCAG AAGCCTTGCACCGCCCCTATGGTTGTGATGTTGAACCCCAGGCACTGAACGAAGCCATCAGGTGGAGCTCCAAGGAGAACTTACTTGGAGCCACTGAGAGCGACCCTAATCTCTTTGTTGCACTTTACGATTTCGTAGCCAGTGGTGATAACACACTCAGCATCACTAAAG GTGAAAAGCTTCGAGTCCTTGGTTATAACCAAAATGGTGAATGGAGTGAAGTTCGCTCCAAGAATGGACAAGGTTGGGTGCCAAGCAACTACATCACCCCAGTGAACAGCTTGGAAAAACATTCCTGGTACCATGGACCCGTGTCACGCAGTGCAGCAGAGTATCTACTCAGCAGTCTAATCAATGGCAGCTTCCTGGTGCGAGAAAGTGAGAGCAGCCCCGGGCAGCTGTCGATCTCGCTCAGGTACGAGGGGCGTGTGTATCACTACAGGATCAATACGACCACAGATGGCAAG GTGTACGTCACTGCGGAGAGCCGCTTTAGCACCCTGGCAGAGCTCGTGCACCATCACTCCACGGTGGCCGATGGGCTGGTGACAACGTTACATTACCCAGCGCCCAAGTGTAATAAGCCCACAGTCTATGGTGTGTCCCCCATCCATGACAAATGGGAAATGGAACGAACGGATATTACCATGAAGCACAAGCTTGGGGGTGGTCAGTATGGAGAAGTTTATGTTGGCGTCTGGAAGAAATACAGCCTTACGGTTGCTGTGAAGACATTGAAG gAAGATACCATGGAGGTGGAAGAGTTCCTGAAGGAAGCTGCAGTGATGAAGGAAATCAAACATCCTAATCTTGTCCAGCTCTTAG GTGTGTGTACTTTGGAGCCACCATTTTACATCGTGACTGAGTACATGCCGTATGGCAACTTGCTGGATTATCTCCGAGAATGCAACCGAGAAGAGGTGACTGCGGTGGTCCTGCTGTACATGGCCACTCAGATCTCCTCTGCAATGGAGTATCTAGAGAAGAAGAATTTCATCCATAG AGATCTCGCAGCCCGTAACTGCCTCGTAGGAGAAAACCATGTTGTGAAAGTGGCTGACTTTGGCTTAAGTAGATTGATGACGGGAGACACCTATACTGCGCATGCGGGAGCCAAATTTCCTATTAAGTGGACAGCACCAGAGAGTCTTGCCTACAATACCTTCTCAATTAAATCTGACGTCTGGG CTTTTGGGGTACTGTTGTGGGAAATTGCTACGTATGGAATGTCACCGTATCCAGGCATTGACCTGTCTCAGGTGTATGATCTACTGGAGAAAGGATATCGAATGGAACAACCTGAAGGATGCCCCCCTAAGGTTTATGAACTTATGAGAGCAT GCTGGAAGTGGAGCCCTGCCGACCGGCCCTCTTTTGCTGAAACACACCAGGCTTTCGAAACCATGTTCCATGACTCCAGCATTTCCGAAG AGGTAGCTGAGGAGCTTGGGAGAGCCGCTTCCTCCTCATCTGTTGTTCCATACCTGCCCCGACTGCCTATACTTCCTTCCAAGACGCGGACGCTGAAGAAACAGGTGGAGAACAAGGAAAACATCGAAGGGGCACAGGACGCCACAGAAAATTCTGCTTCTAGTTCAGCACCAG GGTTCCTTAGAGGTGCACAGGCCCCCACTGGGTCCCCAGCACTGCCTCGAAAACAAAGAGACAAGTCACCCAGCAGCCTCTTGGAAGATGCCAAAGAGACATGCTTCaccagagacaggaagggaggcTTCTTCAGCTCcttcatgaaaaagagaaatgctCCCACACCCCCCAAACGCAGCAGCTCCTTCcgagaaatggagaatcaacccCACAAGAAATATGAGCTCACGG GGCTTCCAGAGCAGGATAGGATGGCAATGACCCTTCCCAGGAACTGCCAGAGGTCCAAACTCCAGCTGGAAAGGACAGTGTCCACCTCTTCTCAGCCAGAAGAGAATGTGGACAGGGCCAATGACATGCTTCCAAAAAAATCAGAGGAAGGTGCTGCTCCAAGCAGGGAGAGACCAAAAGCCAAACTTTTGCCCAGAGGAGCCACGGCTCTTCCTCTCAGAACCCCCTCTGGGGATCCAGCCATTACAGAGAAGGACTCTCCAGGGGCAGGGGTAGCTGGAGTGGCAGCCGCCCCAAAGAGCAAGGAGAGGAATGGTGGGGCACGACTCGGCATGGCTGGAGTCCCAGAGGACGGCGATCAGACGGGCTGGTCTTCTCCGGCCAAGGCTGCAGCAGCCCTCCCAACCACTCACAACCACAAAGTGCCAGTCCTTATCTCACCCACTCTGAAGCACACTCCTGCTGACGTGCAGCTCATTGGCACAGACTCTCAGGGCAATAAATTCAAACTCTTATCTGAGCATCAGGTCACATCCTCTGGAGACAAGGACCGACCCCGGCGGGTAAAACCAAagtgtgccccacccccacccccagtgatGAGACTACTGCAGCATCCGTCCCTGTGCTCAGACCCCACGGAAGAGCCGACCGCCCCGACTGCAGGACAGCCCACACTAGAAAcacaggaaggagggaaaaaggcCGCTCCAGGGGCAGTGCCTGGCGGTGGGAAAGCCGGGAGGCCAGTGATGCCTCCGCCTCAAGTGCCTCTGCCCACATCTTCCATCTCGCCAGCCAAAATGGCTAATGGCACAGCAGGTACGAAAGTGGCCCTGAGAAAAACCAAACAGGCGGCTGAGAAAATCTCAGCAGACAAAATCAGCAAAGAGGCCCTGCTGGAATGTGCTGACCTACTGTCCAGCGCCATCACAGAACCTGTGCCCAACAGCCAGCTGGTGGACACTGGCCACCAGCTCCTTGACTACTGCTCAGGCTATGTGGACTGCATCCCTCAAACGCGCAACAAATTTGCCTTCCGAGAGGCTGTGAGCAAACTGGAACTCAGCCTGCAGGAGCTGCAGGTGTCTTCGGCCGCTGCCGGGGTGCCCGGGGCCAACCCTGTCCTTAATAACTTATTGTCATGTGTGCAGGAGATCAGCGATGTGGTGCAGAGGTAG
- the ABL2 gene encoding tyrosine-protein kinase ABL2 isoform X7, which yields MERTDITMKHKLGGGQYGEVYVGVWKKYSLTVAVKTLKEDTMEVEEFLKEAAVMKEIKHPNLVQLLGVCTLEPPFYIVTEYMPYGNLLDYLRECNREEVTAVVLLYMATQISSAMEYLEKKNFIHRDLAARNCLVGENHVVKVADFGLSRLMTGDTYTAHAGAKFPIKWTAPESLAYNTFSIKSDVWAFGVLLWEIATYGMSPYPGIDLSQVYDLLEKGYRMEQPEGCPPKVYELMRACWKWSPADRPSFAETHQAFETMFHDSSISEEVAEELGRAASSSSVVPYLPRLPILPSKTRTLKKQVENKENIEGAQDATENSASSSAPGFLRGAQAPTGSPALPRKQRDKSPSSLLEDAKETCFTRDRKGGFFSSFMKKRNAPTPPKRSSSFREMENQPHKKYELTGNFSSVASLQHADGFSFTPAQQEANLVPPKCYGGSFAQRNLCNDDGGGGGGSGTAGGGWSGITGFFTPRLIKKTLGLRAGKPTAIDDTSKPFPRSNSTSSMSSGLPEQDRMAMTLPRNCQRSKLQLERTVSTSSQPEENVDRANDMLPKKSEEGAAPSRERPKAKLLPRGATALPLRTPSGDPAITEKDSPGAGVAGVAAAPKSKERNGGARLGMAGVPEDGDQTGWSSPAKAAAALPTTHNHKVPVLISPTLKHTPADVQLIGTDSQGNKFKLLSEHQVTSSGDKDRPRRVKPKCAPPPPPVMRLLQHPSLCSDPTEEPTAPTAGQPTLETQEGGKKAAPGAVPGGGKAGRPVMPPPQVPLPTSSISPAKMANGTAGTKVALRKTKQAAEKISADKISKEALLECADLLSSAITEPVPNSQLVDTGHQLLDYCSGYVDCIPQTRNKFAFREAVSKLELSLQELQVSSAAAGVPGANPVLNNLLSCVQEISDVVQR from the exons ATGGAACGAACGGATATTACCATGAAGCACAAGCTTGGGGGTGGTCAGTATGGAGAAGTTTATGTTGGCGTCTGGAAGAAATACAGCCTTACGGTTGCTGTGAAGACATTGAAG gAAGATACCATGGAGGTGGAAGAGTTCCTGAAGGAAGCTGCAGTGATGAAGGAAATCAAACATCCTAATCTTGTCCAGCTCTTAG GTGTGTGTACTTTGGAGCCACCATTTTACATCGTGACTGAGTACATGCCGTATGGCAACTTGCTGGATTATCTCCGAGAATGCAACCGAGAAGAGGTGACTGCGGTGGTCCTGCTGTACATGGCCACTCAGATCTCCTCTGCAATGGAGTATCTAGAGAAGAAGAATTTCATCCATAG AGATCTCGCAGCCCGTAACTGCCTCGTAGGAGAAAACCATGTTGTGAAAGTGGCTGACTTTGGCTTAAGTAGATTGATGACGGGAGACACCTATACTGCGCATGCGGGAGCCAAATTTCCTATTAAGTGGACAGCACCAGAGAGTCTTGCCTACAATACCTTCTCAATTAAATCTGACGTCTGGG CTTTTGGGGTACTGTTGTGGGAAATTGCTACGTATGGAATGTCACCGTATCCAGGCATTGACCTGTCTCAGGTGTATGATCTACTGGAGAAAGGATATCGAATGGAACAACCTGAAGGATGCCCCCCTAAGGTTTATGAACTTATGAGAGCAT GCTGGAAGTGGAGCCCTGCCGACCGGCCCTCTTTTGCTGAAACACACCAGGCTTTCGAAACCATGTTCCATGACTCCAGCATTTCCGAAG AGGTAGCTGAGGAGCTTGGGAGAGCCGCTTCCTCCTCATCTGTTGTTCCATACCTGCCCCGACTGCCTATACTTCCTTCCAAGACGCGGACGCTGAAGAAACAGGTGGAGAACAAGGAAAACATCGAAGGGGCACAGGACGCCACAGAAAATTCTGCTTCTAGTTCAGCACCAG GGTTCCTTAGAGGTGCACAGGCCCCCACTGGGTCCCCAGCACTGCCTCGAAAACAAAGAGACAAGTCACCCAGCAGCCTCTTGGAAGATGCCAAAGAGACATGCTTCaccagagacaggaagggaggcTTCTTCAGCTCcttcatgaaaaagagaaatgctCCCACACCCCCCAAACGCAGCAGCTCCTTCcgagaaatggagaatcaacccCACAAGAAATATGAGCTCACGGGTAACTTCTCATCTGTTGCTTCTCTGCAGCATGCTGATGGGTTCTCTTTCACTCCTGCCCAGCAAGAGGCGAATCTGGTGCCACCCAAGTGCTATGGGGGGAGCTTTGCGCAGAGGAACCTCTGTAATGACGatggcggtgggggcgggggcagtggCACCGCTGGGGGCGGGTGGTCTGGCATCACAGGCTTCTTTACACCACGCTTAATCAAAAAGACACTGGGCTTACGAGCGGGGAAACCCACAGCCATTGATGACACTTCCAAGCCTTTTCCAAGGTCAAACTCTACATCTTCCATGTCCTCAGGGCTTCCAGAGCAGGATAGGATGGCAATGACCCTTCCCAGGAACTGCCAGAGGTCCAAACTCCAGCTGGAAAGGACAGTGTCCACCTCTTCTCAGCCAGAAGAGAATGTGGACAGGGCCAATGACATGCTTCCAAAAAAATCAGAGGAAGGTGCTGCTCCAAGCAGGGAGAGACCAAAAGCCAAACTTTTGCCCAGAGGAGCCACGGCTCTTCCTCTCAGAACCCCCTCTGGGGATCCAGCCATTACAGAGAAGGACTCTCCAGGGGCAGGGGTAGCTGGAGTGGCAGCCGCCCCAAAGAGCAAGGAGAGGAATGGTGGGGCACGACTCGGCATGGCTGGAGTCCCAGAGGACGGCGATCAGACGGGCTGGTCTTCTCCGGCCAAGGCTGCAGCAGCCCTCCCAACCACTCACAACCACAAAGTGCCAGTCCTTATCTCACCCACTCTGAAGCACACTCCTGCTGACGTGCAGCTCATTGGCACAGACTCTCAGGGCAATAAATTCAAACTCTTATCTGAGCATCAGGTCACATCCTCTGGAGACAAGGACCGACCCCGGCGGGTAAAACCAAagtgtgccccacccccacccccagtgatGAGACTACTGCAGCATCCGTCCCTGTGCTCAGACCCCACGGAAGAGCCGACCGCCCCGACTGCAGGACAGCCCACACTAGAAAcacaggaaggagggaaaaaggcCGCTCCAGGGGCAGTGCCTGGCGGTGGGAAAGCCGGGAGGCCAGTGATGCCTCCGCCTCAAGTGCCTCTGCCCACATCTTCCATCTCGCCAGCCAAAATGGCTAATGGCACAGCAGGTACGAAAGTGGCCCTGAGAAAAACCAAACAGGCGGCTGAGAAAATCTCAGCAGACAAAATCAGCAAAGAGGCCCTGCTGGAATGTGCTGACCTACTGTCCAGCGCCATCACAGAACCTGTGCCCAACAGCCAGCTGGTGGACACTGGCCACCAGCTCCTTGACTACTGCTCAGGCTATGTGGACTGCATCCCTCAAACGCGCAACAAATTTGCCTTCCGAGAGGCTGTGAGCAAACTGGAACTCAGCCTGCAGGAGCTGCAGGTGTCTTCGGCCGCTGCCGGGGTGCCCGGGGCCAACCCTGTCCTTAATAACTTATTGTCATGTGTGCAGGAGATCAGCGATGTGGTGCAGAGGTAG